Proteins encoded in a region of the Dendropsophus ebraccatus isolate aDenEbr1 chromosome 11, aDenEbr1.pat, whole genome shotgun sequence genome:
- the LOC138767361 gene encoding olfactory receptor class A-like protein 1 has protein sequence MDPYLVLKAIGFFLLVIIGIPGNMFIIIQFVLVKIIEKKLLPTNIILTMLATANFLVILSRIIFQLLNAIGLEDLLDESECKFMIFTYRVSRAMSIGITSLLSCHQCILIAPSTKVWSYLKQKVSQNAMTIIIILCVLLISMHSNTILITHARKNTTSSPYTLHLVYCDTDFVTYTTYIVNGTFHALRDFIFVTLMMLASIYIVYTLVQHERTVRGIRSSDRGQKTSTEYKASRAVILLVALYVILYGLDNSMWVYTLTLSNVSPNMNDIRVFLASSYASLSPILIIGTNPKFKHSWKYSDGKRNFPQNTSDNGLVVSISKSGSKHTIG, from the coding sequence ATGGATCCTTATCTTGTCCTAAAAGCGATTGGGtttttcctacttgtaatcaTTGGGATTCCAGGAAATATGTTCATTATTATACAATTTGTCTTAGTCAAAATCATTGAGAAAAAGCTTCTTCCAACCAATATAATACTGACCATGTTGGCAACAGCCAATTTTCTAGTCATCCTTTCTAGAATCATCTTCCAGCTCCTGAACGCTATAGGTCTAGAGGATTTACTTGATGAGTCTGAATGTAAATTTATGATATTTACATACAGAGTGAGTAGAGCTATGTCCATTGGTATCACCAGTCTACTAAGTTGTCACCAGTGCATTCTCATTGCCCCATCAACTAAAGTGTGGAGCTACCTGAAACAGAAGGTCTCACAAAATGCCatgaccatcatcatcattctcTGTGTTCTCCTTATTTCAATGCATTCTAACACTATTCTTATTACGCATGCCAGGAAAAACACaacatcctccccatacactctgCACTTGGTGTATTGTGATACTGACTTTGTAACCTATACAACATACATTGTCAATGGAACTTTTCATGCGCTTCGTGATTTTATTTTTGTAACACTGATGATGCTTGCGAGCAtttacatagtatatactctggTTCAACATGAGAGAACTGTAAGAGGAATCAGGAGTTCAGACAGAGGTCAGAAAACGTCAACTGAGTACAAAGCCTCCAGAGCGGTCATCTTATTAGTCGCCCTCTATGTGATACTATATGGACTAGATAACTCAATGTGGGTTTATACACTGACTTTGTCTAATGTAAGCCCCAACATGAACGATATCCGGGTATTCTTAGCATCCTCTTATGCGTCACTAAGCCCAATACTCATCATTGGAACCAACCCTAAATTTAAACACAGCTGGAAATATTCAGATGGAAAGAGGAATTTTCCCCAAAATACTTCAGACAATGGACTTGTGGTCTCAATAAGTAAGTCTGGAAGCAAACATACAATAGGATAA
- the LOC138767362 gene encoding olfactory receptor class A-like protein 1, whose translation MDPYLVLKAIGFFLLVIIGIPGNMFIIIQFVLNKIIEKKLLPTNIILTMLATANFLVILSRIIFQFLNAIGLEDLLDESECKFMIFTYRVSRAMSIGITSLLSCHQCILIAPSTKVWCYLKQKVSQNVMTIIIILCVLLISMHSNTILITHARKNTTSSLYTLHLVYCDTDFVTYTSFIVNGTLYALRDFIFVKLMMLASIYIVYTLLQHERTVRGIRSSDRGQKTSTEYKASRAVILLVALYVILYGLDNSMWVYTLTLSNVSPNMNDIRVFLASSYASLSPILIIGTNPKLKHSWKYSDGKRNFPQNTSDNGLVVSISKSGSKHTIG comes from the coding sequence ATGGATCCTTATCTTGTCCTAAAAGCGATTGGGtttttcctacttgtaatcaTTGGGATTCCAGGAAATATGTTCATTATTATACaatttgttttaaataaaatcaTTGAAAAAAAGCTTCTTCCAACCAATATAATACTGACCATGTTGGCAACAGCCAATTTTCTAGTCATCCTTTCTAGAATCATCTTCCAATTCCTGAACGCTATAGGTCTAGAGGATTTACTTGATGAGTCTGAATGTAAATTTATGATATTTACATACAGAGTGAGTAGAGCTATGTCCATTGGTATCACCAGTCTACTAAGTTGTCACCAGTGCATTCTCATTGCCCCATCAACTAAAGTGTGGTGCTACCTGAAACAGAAGGTGTCACAGAATGTCatgaccatcatcatcattctcTGTGTTCTCCTTATTTCAATGCATTCTAACACTATTCTTATTACGCATGCCAGGAAAAACACAACATCCTCCCTATACACTCTGCACTTGGTGTATTGTGATACTGACTTTGTAACCTATACTTCATTCATTGTCAATGGAACTCTTTATGCGCTTCgtgattttatttttgtaaaactgaTGATGCTTGCGAGCATTTACATAGTATACACCTTGCTTCAACATGAGAGAACTGTAAGAGGAATCAGGAGTTCAGACAGAGGTCAGAAAACGTCAACTGAGTACAAAGCCTCCAGAGCGGTCATCTTATTAGTCGCCCTCTATGTGATACTATATGGACTAGATAACTCAATGTGGGTTTATACACTGACTTTGTCTAATGTAAGCCCCAACATGAACGATATCCGGGTATTCTTAGCATCCTCTTATGCGTCACTAAGCCCAATACTCATCATTGGAACCAACCCTAAACTTAAACACAGCTGGAAATATTCAGATGGAAAGAGGAATTTTCCCCAAAATACTTCAGACAATGGACTTGTGGTCTCAATAAGTAAGTCTGGAAGCAAACATACAATAGGATAA